From the Desulfobacterales bacterium genome, one window contains:
- a CDS encoding PEP/pyruvate-binding domain-containing protein — protein MESHVLWFSDPESTDLAKVGGKGANLGRLTQKGFVVPPGFVIGTTAYSAHIVENKGLKEHIADSLSKVIYEVPHQLESCVSDIRHRIMAENIPAHVAATIEEGYKKLGGDIYVAVRSSGTAEDLEGASFAGLHDTYLDIKGVENLLDAVKRCWASMWTARAVSYRKSQGFDHFKTSIAVVVQTMVESEVAGVLFTANPINTATDEMLINASWGLGESVVSGAVTPDEYIVKNPVNAYKPYLDYDKTKHANFQPKKITTDSGYVYTSNPTWLFSPDQPRPSLRTHRLKVLERTIGSKETKIIRDPKTGNGTLHLDVPKAEREKPTLTDDQVIQLCEIGRTIMEAYDGFPQDIEWAFQDGQFYILQARPVTGVDFSWDAEVTASVQGNDDATDEYQIWSRNFPEEMWSGGISPLFFSTRCWGLCTCHSVGVQLDGYPELDYDYRRLWVYHKGLSYHNCSTDNEMIKLAIPPKFRAGFLPKLPASWHEDATNATFDWFRYITMFYRIEKIAPHMGWNWWRSIRDDYILNKERNDELTRYTPEQLKSLSIEQLKERLWSLVIEDSASFDPPWHGLLWPMREAINWLGWMVANWYDGGRPGIMMDLMTGSRTTTITVQDNIDVWDMANLIHTSKELSALFEKHPDAGFLEKCKNSAEGREFLDKYNKMVEEKGHRGHADRDMIFTRRIEDPMVDIRLWKALKGTANPRSQEEKVRKKLEETIEHVTENLRKKSFGALKSEAFTLLINFVHHSLDYRDNERDFMDRQTMAQKYVLKELNRRMMEKGLFDTDRDFYFLTLSELYDLFDGKGSLALAKAKIAARMRNFDKVDKKTINPPYYLQRGREWKDPEDMAALEGEGVYYGKTTSLGKVTGTARVVRELSGIGDVKRGEILIVHSTDPGWTPVFMYISGIVLETGGLISHAALLSREYGLPCVQLTGALNLIPDGATITVDGDAGMVIVHDNKDEPDELAKSA, from the coding sequence ATGGAATCGCATGTTCTTTGGTTTTCCGACCCTGAATCTACAGATTTGGCTAAAGTCGGTGGTAAAGGCGCCAACCTGGGGCGACTCACGCAAAAAGGGTTTGTTGTGCCCCCGGGCTTCGTTATCGGTACAACCGCCTATTCCGCGCATATTGTTGAAAACAAAGGATTGAAAGAGCATATTGCCGATTCTTTGAGCAAGGTTATATATGAGGTGCCGCATCAACTGGAGAGCTGCGTTTCGGATATCCGACATCGCATTATGGCGGAAAATATTCCGGCCCATGTCGCCGCAACGATTGAAGAGGGCTATAAAAAGCTGGGCGGCGACATTTATGTAGCCGTCCGATCATCCGGCACGGCAGAAGACCTGGAAGGCGCTTCTTTTGCCGGGCTTCATGATACCTATCTCGACATTAAAGGGGTTGAAAACCTTCTCGACGCCGTGAAACGGTGTTGGGCTTCCATGTGGACGGCCAGAGCGGTATCCTACCGTAAAAGTCAGGGATTCGACCACTTCAAGACATCCATCGCCGTCGTGGTCCAGACGATGGTGGAATCCGAAGTCGCCGGCGTTTTATTTACCGCCAACCCGATCAACACGGCAACCGACGAAATGCTCATCAATGCGAGCTGGGGCTTGGGTGAATCGGTGGTTTCCGGCGCCGTTACACCGGACGAATATATCGTTAAAAACCCCGTTAACGCCTACAAACCTTACCTCGATTACGACAAAACCAAACACGCTAATTTTCAGCCCAAAAAGATAACGACCGACTCCGGATATGTTTACACATCCAACCCCACCTGGCTTTTTAGCCCGGACCAGCCGCGCCCGTCACTAAGAACCCATCGGCTGAAAGTGCTGGAGCGAACTATTGGAAGTAAAGAGACAAAAATCATCCGTGACCCTAAAACGGGCAATGGAACGCTTCATTTGGACGTTCCAAAAGCGGAACGGGAAAAACCAACCCTTACCGATGACCAGGTAATACAACTTTGCGAAATAGGCCGCACTATTATGGAAGCTTATGATGGCTTTCCGCAGGATATCGAGTGGGCATTTCAGGACGGTCAATTTTATATTCTTCAGGCCCGGCCAGTTACCGGCGTTGACTTCTCATGGGATGCGGAAGTAACCGCCTCTGTTCAAGGAAATGATGATGCGACCGACGAATACCAGATATGGTCTCGAAACTTTCCGGAGGAAATGTGGAGCGGTGGCATCTCGCCTCTATTTTTCTCAACGCGCTGCTGGGGCCTTTGCACTTGCCACAGTGTCGGCGTGCAATTGGACGGCTATCCGGAACTCGATTACGATTACAGGCGCCTTTGGGTTTATCATAAGGGGCTGTCCTATCACAACTGCAGCACCGACAATGAAATGATCAAGCTGGCCATTCCTCCGAAGTTCAGAGCCGGTTTTCTCCCCAAACTGCCGGCCTCCTGGCACGAAGATGCGACGAACGCGACGTTCGACTGGTTTAGATACATTACCATGTTTTACCGGATCGAAAAAATTGCGCCGCATATGGGGTGGAACTGGTGGCGGTCTATCAGAGACGACTACATTCTCAACAAAGAACGAAACGATGAACTTACCCGTTATACGCCGGAGCAATTGAAATCCCTTTCCATCGAGCAATTAAAGGAGCGGCTCTGGTCGTTGGTTATTGAGGATTCCGCCTCCTTCGATCCTCCGTGGCACGGCCTGTTATGGCCCATGCGGGAAGCGATCAACTGGTTGGGCTGGATGGTTGCCAACTGGTACGACGGCGGCAGGCCGGGCATCATGATGGATCTGATGACCGGATCACGCACGACCACCATTACCGTACAGGATAACATCGACGTCTGGGATATGGCGAATTTGATCCACACGTCAAAAGAGCTGTCCGCGCTTTTTGAAAAACACCCGGATGCCGGTTTTCTTGAAAAATGCAAAAATTCCGCGGAGGGCCGCGAGTTTCTGGATAAGTATAATAAAATGGTCGAAGAAAAGGGCCACAGAGGCCATGCCGATAGGGACATGATTTTTACGCGGCGCATTGAGGATCCGATGGTGGATATTCGACTCTGGAAGGCTTTGAAAGGAACGGCGAATCCGAGAAGTCAGGAAGAAAAGGTGCGCAAAAAGCTTGAAGAGACGATAGAGCACGTAACCGAAAACTTGCGCAAAAAATCCTTTGGTGCCCTGAAATCCGAGGCATTCACACTGCTGATTAACTTTGTTCATCACAGCTTGGACTATCGGGACAATGAGCGTGATTTCATGGATCGCCAAACAATGGCTCAGAAATATGTGCTAAAGGAGCTCAATCGTCGAATGATGGAGAAAGGCCTCTTTGATACCGACCGAGACTTTTATTTCCTGACATTGAGTGAGCTTTATGATCTCTTCGACGGAAAGGGCAGTTTGGCTCTGGCCAAAGCAAAGATTGCCGCCCGGATGCGTAACTTTGACAAAGTCGACAAGAAAACCATCAATCCTCCCTATTATTTACAGCGGGGAAGGGAGTGGAAAGATCCGGAGGATATGGCCGCGCTGGAGGGTGAAGGGGTTTACTACGGGAAAACGACAAGCCTGGGCAAGGTAACCGGGACGGCTCGTGTCGTACGCGAACTCTCAGGCATCGGTGATGTTAAGCGAGGGGAGATATTGATCGTTCATTCCACCGATCCGGGCTGGACGCCGGTATTTATGTATATCTCGGGCATCGTCCTCGAAACGGGCGGACTCATCTCACACGCGGCCCTGCTCTCAAGGGAATATGGATTGCCGTGTGTGCAGCTTACCGGTGCGTTAAATCTTATTCCTGATGGCGCCACCATCACGGTAGATGGGGATGCCGGCATGGTGATCGTTCATGACAACAAAGATGAGCCGGATGAGTTGGCAAAGAGTGCTTAA
- a CDS encoding sigma 54-interacting transcriptional regulator, with protein MISTLAIVEDRQTYRVVSDVLSNLCTDHNVCFKTEDYVNTIKAGEYNLLLLDLDIFTINEIENIKRDRPDLTYSFILSTSNIKKLTEYEDTFNEKILYTFKPIKADPLAKKIKCAFPTNIATDRDGSYFSDVYIGEHPSIVAFNRRIDFLEKTTLPIDSILILGETGVGKEIYARYIHQKLRPDKRFFAVNCGAITPNLLEEELFGHEKGVFTSAHEVRKGILEEYSDGTVFFDEFAELDMQLQSKFLRILEDRLIRRIGSNKFIKCNSLFVFATNRDLEEDISQKKFRLDLFHRINRITFRIPALRERKMDIASLANFLIANANKKYNRHLQLDDHVIEFFESCIWKGNIREMKNILENLVCFADSDATIIQMDDLPTSFFRQQEIKNSDDNSESERVFMLDNMEGRTLDDLTVDFQRIVIERVMRGAENRKGLAAKKLGLSRFQLYRYLKQLNLESGTQELMDTGHS; from the coding sequence ATGATTTCTACTCTCGCCATAGTAGAGGATAGACAAACCTATAGGGTAGTTTCCGACGTGTTGTCAAACCTGTGCACTGATCACAATGTCTGTTTTAAAACTGAAGATTATGTCAACACCATAAAAGCGGGGGAATATAATCTTCTTTTGCTGGACCTCGATATTTTCACAATAAATGAAATAGAAAATATTAAACGGGATCGCCCCGACCTTACCTATAGTTTCATACTTTCCACGTCAAACATAAAGAAATTGACTGAATATGAAGACACTTTTAATGAAAAAATATTGTATACATTCAAACCAATCAAGGCCGATCCTCTCGCCAAAAAAATAAAATGCGCCTTCCCTACGAACATTGCCACCGACCGGGACGGTAGTTATTTTTCCGATGTTTATATTGGAGAACATCCGTCAATCGTAGCGTTTAACCGTAGGATAGATTTTCTTGAGAAGACAACGCTGCCCATCGATTCTATACTTATCTTGGGAGAGACGGGCGTTGGAAAGGAAATCTATGCCAGATACATACACCAAAAATTACGGCCGGATAAGCGGTTTTTTGCTGTTAATTGCGGTGCTATCACGCCGAACTTATTAGAAGAAGAACTTTTTGGACATGAAAAAGGCGTGTTCACGAGTGCACACGAGGTGAGAAAAGGTATTCTTGAAGAGTACAGCGATGGGACTGTTTTTTTTGACGAATTTGCGGAACTCGATATGCAGCTTCAAAGCAAGTTCCTGCGAATTCTTGAAGATAGACTCATTCGGCGAATCGGAAGCAACAAATTTATCAAGTGTAATTCCTTATTCGTTTTTGCCACCAACAGGGACCTTGAAGAAGATATTTCCCAAAAAAAATTCCGGCTTGATTTGTTCCACAGAATAAATAGAATTACCTTCAGAATACCTGCGCTGCGAGAAAGGAAAATGGATATTGCGTCATTGGCAAACTTCTTAATCGCCAACGCAAATAAAAAATACAATCGCCATCTTCAACTGGATGATCATGTGATTGAATTTTTTGAGTCTTGCATCTGGAAGGGCAATATTCGAGAGATGAAAAATATTCTGGAAAATCTAGTTTGCTTTGCCGATTCGGACGCGACCATCATTCAAATGGACGATTTGCCAACCTCCTTCTTTCGACAGCAGGAAATAAAGAATAGCGATGATAATTCTGAATCTGAAAGAGTTTTTATGCTCGATAATATGGAAGGGCGGACCCTTGATGATCTAACCGTAGATTTTCAACGAATCGTTATTGAAAGAGTGATGCGGGGGGCAGAAAATCGAAAAGGTTTGGCTGCTAAAAAGTTGGGGCTTTCCAGGTTTCAGTTATACAGATATCTGAAACAACTTAACCTGGAGAGTGGCACCCAGGAGCTTATGGATACCGGTCATTCGTGA
- a CDS encoding 4Fe-4S binding protein: protein MTSTIYDKVADKLNEYSYGFARTESGVEIKLLKKLFTEEEAAMFLHLSRDLQTAEEVALKINRDSAEVEETLQHMLKKGQIYARFPKKEGEPPYYLAAPWCLGIEENQLLRVDKEWAELVEEYHSRPNLYITKVDLPFPIRNIPIHSALKSTVAVAPYDDIRKVIQRKDRISVADCICNKLRTTNGGKCDQPKEVCLMFDFYADYYVETGMGRFISKEEAMRLLDMVEEAGLVPQASNTEDPEFICNCCPNCCDALIALKKMPSPGLVVSSNYFSMVDTELCSGCGNCVERCPMDAIALSGDDVAEIHVDRCIGCGLCVRECPVEALRLVRKADDKIQVPAEVSAFVRSSRELEAQVKKS, encoded by the coding sequence ATGACAAGCACTATTTATGACAAAGTGGCAGACAAGCTGAACGAGTATTCCTATGGTTTTGCCCGTACTGAATCCGGCGTTGAGATCAAGTTGCTCAAAAAGCTGTTCACCGAAGAAGAAGCAGCCATGTTCCTTCATCTCTCCCGAGACCTACAAACAGCGGAAGAGGTCGCTTTAAAAATAAACCGGGATTCGGCGGAAGTTGAAGAAACCTTACAACACATGCTTAAAAAAGGTCAAATTTATGCCAGATTCCCCAAAAAGGAAGGAGAGCCACCTTATTATCTCGCGGCTCCCTGGTGTTTGGGTATCGAGGAAAATCAACTCCTGCGTGTAGACAAGGAGTGGGCGGAATTGGTGGAAGAGTACCATAGCCGTCCGAATTTGTATATCACCAAGGTTGATCTTCCGTTTCCCATAAGAAACATACCGATACACTCCGCCTTAAAATCCACCGTTGCAGTGGCTCCTTATGACGATATCCGGAAGGTTATCCAACGCAAGGATCGCATATCGGTTGCCGATTGTATATGCAACAAATTAAGGACAACAAACGGAGGCAAATGCGACCAGCCGAAAGAGGTCTGTCTGATGTTTGACTTTTATGCCGATTATTATGTGGAAACAGGCATGGGAAGGTTTATCAGCAAAGAAGAGGCAATGCGCTTGCTTGATATGGTCGAGGAAGCGGGTCTGGTTCCCCAGGCTTCCAATACTGAGGACCCGGAATTTATCTGCAACTGCTGCCCAAATTGTTGCGACGCCTTAATCGCTTTAAAAAAAATGCCCTCTCCCGGTTTGGTGGTATCCTCCAATTATTTTTCAATGGTTGATACCGAGCTTTGCAGCGGCTGCGGAAACTGCGTTGAACGATGCCCTATGGATGCCATTGCCCTGTCAGGAGATGATGTTGCAGAAATCCACGTTGACCGCTGCATCGGTTGCGGGCTTTGCGTGAGGGAATGCCCGGTTGAGGCATTGCGTCTGGTGCGAAAAGCAGATGACAAGATTCAGGTGCCAGCGGAAGTCTCCGCTTTTGTCCGATCTTCCCGGGAACTCGAAGCGCAAGTGAAAAAGTCATAA
- a CDS encoding FAD-dependent oxidoreductase gives MAKKSDVIVIGAGIGGLAVAAALASRGKNVTVLEKAPIVGGRATSFPLKGILTEYGFHGLSAGGHAVKLLDLVGQSIPLQTLDPNFVLFRNKKFHEVPGEIDDFATWDYIPAGDRPELIDTLHLVEKMSFDEMEEWDYIGFGDWLKDHTSSLDVQDFIAQMGNIYITEEFNSNLSAGEVLRCLKLALKEKAWSVYPKDGPLNLINEAFAKAVTAGGGEVLLNTVAREITVRSEAVTGVIAESKDGVLKLEAPIVISNMPVWDIFRLIPRDFFPRWFVDKARFLEEHSQLAARASAGITCISKKPLMSYKTAVLVPCMEEVNSTGASYVRWLSEPTNWVPSIAPQGQHLFQYGPVWPRWYVDLLRERKSIYDKEIRSFWREIKTMFPDFKDEDIIWKGDGVILATDTSMAFPGNAWKQRLDVRAPNVAGLYNVGDTVRGWGVAMDTAVSSAVLCAQKILKTKLIDLEEF, from the coding sequence ATGGCGAAAAAAAGTGATGTGATCGTTATCGGGGCTGGTATCGGCGGGCTTGCAGTGGCAGCGGCATTGGCTTCAAGGGGGAAAAACGTAACGGTTCTTGAAAAGGCGCCGATTGTCGGCGGCAGGGCTACTTCTTTTCCGCTGAAAGGGATTTTAACCGAATACGGATTTCACGGCCTGTCCGCGGGCGGCCATGCGGTGAAATTGCTGGACCTGGTCGGACAGAGTATTCCCTTGCAGACGCTCGACCCCAATTTCGTTCTCTTTCGGAACAAGAAGTTCCATGAAGTGCCAGGAGAGATCGATGATTTTGCCACCTGGGACTACATTCCGGCGGGGGATCGGCCGGAGCTGATCGACACCTTGCATCTGGTGGAAAAGATGAGCTTTGACGAGATGGAGGAGTGGGATTATATCGGTTTTGGCGACTGGCTGAAAGATCATACCAGCAGCCTGGATGTGCAGGACTTCATCGCGCAGATGGGCAATATTTATATCACCGAAGAATTTAACTCCAACCTCTCCGCCGGCGAGGTGCTCCGGTGCTTAAAGCTGGCCCTGAAGGAAAAGGCATGGTCCGTGTATCCGAAGGACGGTCCCTTGAACCTGATCAACGAGGCCTTTGCCAAGGCGGTTACCGCCGGTGGCGGCGAGGTGTTGCTGAACACCGTGGCCCGTGAAATAACGGTGCGCAGCGAAGCCGTGACCGGTGTGATCGCAGAGAGCAAAGACGGCGTCTTGAAGCTTGAAGCGCCCATCGTCATCAGCAACATGCCGGTGTGGGATATTTTCCGGCTGATTCCACGGGATTTTTTCCCCAGATGGTTTGTAGACAAGGCGCGTTTTCTGGAAGAGCACAGCCAGTTGGCGGCACGCGCCAGCGCCGGCATCACCTGCATCAGCAAGAAACCGCTGATGTCCTATAAGACAGCGGTGCTGGTCCCCTGCATGGAAGAGGTCAACAGCACGGGCGCCAGCTACGTGAGATGGCTCAGCGAACCCACCAACTGGGTGCCGAGCATTGCACCCCAGGGGCAGCACCTCTTTCAGTACGGCCCGGTATGGCCGCGCTGGTACGTGGATTTGCTTCGAGAGCGAAAATCCATCTACGATAAGGAGATTCGAAGCTTCTGGCGGGAGATCAAGACCATGTTCCCCGATTTCAAGGATGAGGACATCATCTGGAAAGGGGACGGCGTGATTCTGGCGACGGACACGAGCATGGCCTTTCCGGGCAACGCCTGGAAGCAACGGCTGGACGTCAGGGCGCCGAATGTGGCCGGACTCTACAACGTGGGCGACACCGTACGCGGCTGGGGCGTCGCCATGGATACCGCGGTATCGTCGGCAGTCCTTTGCGCGCAGAAGATCCTCAAAACCAAGTTGATCGACCTGGAAGAGTTTTAA
- a CDS encoding benzylsuccinate synthase beta subunit family protein, with the protein MIWILNWKKNNTEKKGGVLTKRSPKSPCVAAQLEWRFLHMEFPKSPITMINEVGTSKPCRACRWMTGDVTNPTQGRCTANRASSGAIWLRLIPNIYDTSCSRFEKGTLSFRENI; encoded by the coding sequence ATGATCTGGATATTGAACTGGAAGAAAAATAATACTGAAAAAAAGGGGGGGGTGCTGACGAAGCGCTCCCCCAAGTCGCCATGCGTGGCGGCCCAACTCGAATGGAGGTTTTTGCATATGGAGTTTCCCAAATCACCCATCACCATGATAAACGAAGTCGGCACGAGCAAGCCTTGCAGGGCCTGCCGATGGATGACCGGCGATGTGACCAATCCCACTCAGGGCCGATGCACCGCCAATAGAGCGTCATCCGGCGCGATTTGGTTGAGATTGATTCCCAATATTTATGATACTTCTTGCAGCCGGTTTGAAAAAGGCACGCTGAGTTTCAGGGAAAACATATAA
- a CDS encoding pyruvate formate lyase family protein, protein MTRVADPVEYKGRKIEFPLDNPEEANIPDEMLTGTLAHPSTERTKRLKARCRFKHTAAGEFVNPNLKCGIERMRYFTEGYKESSGQPQVIRRAMSTAALLNKCTLVLQEDELIVGFNAEHPEKIPLYPESSYLTVMDLVNSPYCPEEVEEAREILSYWEKHSLVHQGEKFFTREELDQMYQFSTMESPNFANAYNSTVPPYETVNEDGLLKRIAMCEENIKRAMKELQAPNWNGPERLPLMEKINNWEAMILVDKAVIHWAQRHGRLCKIVAENFETDPKRKAELLDIANICHRIPAEPAKGLRDAMQAKWFTYLMCHALEGYASGYAHKEDKVLWPYYQKSVIEKSFQPMTHADVVELVECERLKISEHGCGKGRQHRAAFAGSNDLFILSIGGLNADGTDGCNDMTDAILQAAKNIRTTEPSIGFRWNAIGREKTKRLVFECIRDGLGYPSIKNDELNTEQLVNNFGATLEEARDWALVLCMSPGHVGRRKAPKVRTEGGGGTFPTKILELTLSDGFDWSYSNRQMGPKTGDPRNFKTFEELWNAFKAQNDYCFDLFWRSKDVSRVLQAQYMQLPFLSSLDDGCVELGIDACSITELPNPWVQVHTAIVACNSMIAMKKLIYDDKKYTMDQLIQALHANWEGYEEMRLDFANAPKWGNDDDYADAVVKAFYEDIMAAKLNQITTYSGKHPLGGSQAVAMYMVIGSISGPTPDGRFGGEACDDGGVSPMAGTDKLGPTAVLRSLAKIDSSKFKFNLLNQRLNLPLMRSKHGFDIWHAYMKTWHDMKIDHVQFNCVSSDEMRAAQVEPEKHEDLLVRVAGYSARFVDVSTYGQNTIIARTDQSFGAAQFDDLDIELEEK, encoded by the coding sequence ATGACAAGAGTCGCCGATCCCGTCGAGTACAAAGGACGGAAAATTGAATTTCCACTAGATAACCCGGAAGAGGCAAATATTCCCGATGAGATGTTAACGGGAACGCTCGCGCATCCGAGTACGGAGAGAACCAAACGGCTGAAAGCCAGATGCCGGTTTAAACATACCGCCGCCGGAGAGTTTGTTAATCCGAACCTGAAATGCGGTATTGAACGAATGCGCTATTTTACGGAGGGGTACAAAGAATCATCGGGCCAACCGCAGGTGATCAGAAGGGCGATGAGTACGGCCGCGCTGTTAAATAAATGCACGCTTGTGCTTCAGGAAGATGAGCTGATTGTAGGTTTTAATGCCGAGCATCCGGAAAAGATTCCACTATATCCGGAGTCATCCTATCTGACGGTCATGGATTTGGTGAACAGCCCCTATTGCCCTGAAGAAGTGGAGGAAGCGCGGGAGATTCTCTCTTATTGGGAAAAGCACAGCCTGGTGCATCAGGGGGAGAAATTTTTTACGCGGGAAGAGCTGGACCAGATGTATCAGTTCTCGACCATGGAGTCGCCGAACTTTGCCAATGCGTATAACAGCACGGTGCCGCCCTATGAGACGGTGAATGAGGATGGGCTGCTCAAGCGCATCGCGATGTGCGAAGAGAACATCAAAAGGGCCATGAAAGAGTTGCAAGCCCCCAACTGGAACGGTCCGGAGCGGTTGCCGCTGATGGAAAAGATCAACAACTGGGAAGCAATGATTCTTGTCGACAAGGCGGTGATTCACTGGGCGCAGCGCCATGGCCGGTTGTGCAAAATCGTTGCGGAAAATTTTGAGACGGACCCCAAGCGAAAGGCCGAGTTGCTCGATATTGCCAACATCTGCCATCGAATACCGGCCGAGCCGGCCAAGGGGCTTCGGGATGCGATGCAGGCCAAATGGTTTACCTATCTGATGTGCCATGCCCTTGAGGGGTATGCCAGCGGGTATGCCCACAAGGAGGACAAGGTTCTCTGGCCTTATTATCAGAAGAGCGTCATTGAAAAGTCCTTTCAGCCCATGACGCATGCCGATGTCGTGGAGCTGGTGGAATGCGAGCGGCTGAAGATTTCCGAGCACGGGTGCGGCAAGGGCAGGCAGCACCGCGCGGCATTTGCCGGATCAAACGATTTGTTCATCTTGTCCATCGGCGGGCTGAATGCGGACGGAACGGATGGGTGCAATGACATGACCGATGCCATTTTGCAGGCGGCCAAGAATATTCGAACCACCGAGCCGTCGATCGGTTTCAGGTGGAACGCCATCGGCCGGGAAAAAACGAAGCGCCTGGTATTCGAGTGCATTCGGGACGGTCTGGGCTATCCGTCCATCAAAAACGATGAACTGAACACGGAGCAGTTGGTTAATAATTTCGGTGCCACGCTGGAGGAAGCCAGAGACTGGGCGCTGGTATTGTGCATGAGTCCGGGGCATGTCGGCCGGCGAAAAGCCCCCAAGGTGAGGACCGAAGGCGGCGGTGGCACCTTTCCGACCAAGATTCTGGAGCTGACCCTGAGTGACGGTTTTGACTGGTCCTATTCCAACCGTCAGATGGGGCCTAAAACCGGTGATCCACGAAATTTCAAAACCTTTGAAGAGTTGTGGAATGCTTTTAAAGCTCAAAATGATTATTGCTTTGATCTTTTCTGGCGCAGCAAGGATGTGTCGAGAGTGCTTCAGGCGCAATACATGCAACTTCCCTTTCTTTCAAGCCTTGATGACGGCTGCGTGGAGCTGGGGATTGATGCGTGCAGCATAACCGAATTGCCGAACCCGTGGGTGCAGGTGCATACGGCCATTGTGGCGTGTAACTCCATGATTGCCATGAAGAAGCTGATTTATGACGACAAGAAGTATACGATGGATCAATTGATTCAGGCGCTTCATGCCAATTGGGAAGGCTATGAAGAGATGCGGCTGGATTTCGCCAATGCGCCCAAGTGGGGCAATGATGATGATTATGCGGATGCGGTCGTAAAAGCCTTTTATGAAGATATTATGGCGGCGAAACTGAATCAAATTACCACCTATTCCGGAAAACACCCCTTGGGAGGTTCTCAGGCCGTGGCCATGTACATGGTGATCGGTTCGATTTCAGGACCGACCCCGGACGGGCGATTCGGCGGCGAGGCTTGCGATGACGGCGGCGTATCGCCTATGGCCGGCACGGACAAACTGGGGCCGACGGCGGTGCTAAGATCCCTGGCCAAGATCGATTCCTCCAAATTCAAGTTCAATTTGCTGAACCAGCGGCTGAATCTGCCGCTGATGCGCAGCAAGCACGGGTTTGATATCTGGCATGCGTACATGAAGACCTGGCATGACATGAAGATCGACCATGTGCAGTTTAACTGCGTCAGTTCGGATGAGATGCGAGCCGCCCAGGTGGAGCCGGAAAAGCATGAAGATCTTCTGGTGAGAGTAGCGGGTTATAGCGCGCGGTTCGTGGATGTATCGACTTACGGCCAGAATACGATTATTGCCAGAACCGACCAGAGTTTCGGCGCGGCGCAATTTGATGATCTGGATATTGAACTGGAAGAAAAATAA
- a CDS encoding benzylsuccinate synthase gamma subunit family protein — translation MMATCAECAFFYRIPKDAGDYEEGKGDCVTEHKDEKGKFWQSKPVFEGDEACQRFSKN, via the coding sequence ATGATGGCAACGTGTGCGGAGTGTGCTTTTTTTTACAGGATTCCAAAGGATGCCGGGGATTATGAGGAAGGCAAGGGAGACTGTGTCACGGAGCACAAGGATGAAAAAGGCAAATTTTGGCAGTCCAAACCGGTTTTTGAGGGGGACGAAGCCTGTCAGCGCTTCAGCAAGAATTAA